The genomic DNA TTCGCATCAATATCGAATGTTACTTCGATTTGTGGAATACCACGTGGTGCTGGTGGAAGGTCTGTTAATTGGAAACGACCTAATGTTTTGTTGTCAGCTGACATTGGACGCTCACCTTGTAATACGTGAATGTCTACTGCTGGTTGGTTATCAGCAGCTGTTGAGAATACTTGTGACTTACTTGTTGGAATTGTAGTGTTACGCTCGATTAATTTCGTGAACACGCCACCCATAGTTTCAATACCTAAAGAAAGTGGAGTTACATCTAATAATAGTACGCCTTCTACATCACCAGTAAGTACGCCACCTTGAACTGCAGCACCTAATGCTACAACTTCATCAGGATTTACACCTTTATATGGTTCTTTACCAGTCTCACGTTTAATAGCTTCTTGTACAGCTGGGATACGAGTAGACCCACCAACAAGGATAACTTTATCTAATTCACTTGGAGCAAAACCAGCGTCTTTTAATGCACGACGAGTTGGCTCTAACGTTCTTTCAACAAGACTTGCTGAAATCTCTTCGAATTTCGCTCTTGTTAATGTTAATTCTAAGTGTAATGGACCAGCAGCTCCAGCACTAATGAATGGTAATGAAATTTGTGTTTGTGTTACACCAGAAAGATCTTTTTTCGCTTTTTCAGCTGCATCTTTCAGACGTTGAAGTGCCATTTTATCTTGGCTTAAATCAATGTTATTTTCTTTTTTGAATTCAGCTACTAAGTGGTCAATAATAACTTGGTCAAAGTCATCTCCACCAAGACGGTTGTCACCAGCAGTTGAAATAACTTCGAATGTTCCGTCTGCTAACTCAAGGATAGATACGTCAAATGTACCGCCACCTAAGTCATATACTAAGATTTTTTGCTCTTCATCTTGTTTTTCTAAACCGTAAGCAAGCGCTGCTGCTGTTGGTTCGTTAATGATACGCTCAACTTCTAAACCAGCGATACGACCAGCATCTTTTGTTGCTTGACGTTCTGCATCGTTGAAGTATGCAGGTACTGTAATAACAGCTTTCGTTACTGTTTCACCTAAGTATGCTTCAGCAGAAGCTTTTAGGTTTTGTAAAATGATTGCAGAAATTTCTTGTGGTGTATAATCTTTACCTTCAACTTCTACTTTGTAGTCTGTACCCATATGACGTTTAACAGACATGATTGTATTTGGGTTTGTAATTGCTTGACGCTTTGCAACTTCCCCAACTTGACGCTCTTCATTTTTGAAAGCTACAACAGAAGGTGTTGTACGGTTTCCTTCTGGATTTGGGATAACCTTTGGTTCTCCACCTTCCATAACAGCTACACAAGAGTTTGTTGTACCTAAGTCAATACCGATAATTTTACTCATGGCGAATCCTCCTACTTTTATGTAAATTATTGATTTACTTTTACCATTGATGGGCGAATCACACGGTCTTTTAGTTTATAACCTTTTTGGAATTCTTCAACTACCGCGTTTGATTCAAATTCACTGTCTTCCACTTGCATAATAGCTTGGTGTTCATTAGGATCAAACTGTTTACCAACAGCTTCAATCACTTCCACACCTTCTTTAGCCAACGCTTCTAGCAATTGACGATGCACCATTTCCATACCTTGTAATAAGGATTTCGTTTGCTCATCACTTGCTTCCACTTGCATCGCTCTTTCAAAGTTATCAAGGGCTGGCAAGATGTCTGAAACTAGACTTTGCGCTCTATATTTTTCAGCAGCCTGTTTATCCATTTGGACACGACGCTTATGATTTTCAAAATCAGCTTGTAGACGTAATGTGCGACCTTCCGTTTCCGTTAGTTTCGCTTGTAACTCATCTACTTTTTCTTGTAAAAGAGCAGCCTCACTTTTTTCTTCTACAGTTTCTTCACTGTTTTCTGGCGTGACAGCTTCTTCAACTTGCGCTTCTTTTACTTCTTCTACCACTTGTTCGTTACGCTCTTCCACAATATTCACCTCCTTAAAAGGTATTAGTTATCATGCATAGCATGATTACCTAAGTATTATATATTACACACAGCAATGAAAATTCCATTACTTGAGCGAATGTATTACTCTCATTTACTTTTTAAGTCCATCAGTAAATTGTCTCGTAAATAACTGCAACAAACTAATTACACGAGAGTATTGCATTCTCGTCGGACCTAAAATAGCAATCGTTCCAAGCTGCTCTTCTCCAATCGAATACGTTGCAGAAATTAAACTACAATCTTCCATGGCTGTCGCAGAGTTTTCCCTACCAATTTTCACTTGAATACCGACTTGTTTATGACGCAAAATATCATAAAACTCAGCTTCATTATCAATCATCGTCAGCAAGGATCTTACTTTGTGAATGTCATGGAACTCTGGTTGCGAAAGCATATTTGCTTTTCCTCCAAAGTATATCTTTTCCGATAACGGAACTTGAAATGTACCATCTAACATTTTTATTGCACTATCGTAATTATGAACATACCCACGTAAAACTGTAACAATCTCCTTAAAGATTTTATTATGCAGTTCTTCCATCGGTACACCCGATAGCTTTTCATTTAAAATATTAACCATTTTTTCTAAATCTGATAAATCAACAGATTCCGGAACGGTAATCGTTTTACTTTGTACATGCCCTGTATCAGTTACAATAATAGCGACTGCAGTTTGACGATCAAGCGGCACAATTTGTACATTTTTAAGTTTATTTGTGCTTAACTTCGGTCCAAGAACAATGGCCGTATAATTCGTAAGTTCTGATAGAATTTGAGCCGATTGCTGTGCAATTTTTTCCGCTTCAAAAATTCTTTCAGCAAATAAATCTTTAATTTGTACAATTTCAGCTTTCGGTAAGTTTTGCGGCGCTAAAAGATGGTCTACATAAAATCGGTATCCCTTCTCAGAAGGAACACGGCCAGAAGAACTGTGCGTTTTTTCAATAAAACCTAATTCTTCTAAGTCCGCCATTTCATTTCGAATAGTAGCTGAACTAAATGTAATTTCATCTTTTTTAGCCAACGTTCTAGAACCAACCGGCTGCGCTGATCCAATAAAGTCATCAATAATTGTTTGTAAAATTAAGAGCTGACGTTCCGTAAGCATCTCATCATCACCTCTGTTAGCACTCTTTGTCTTCGAGTGCTAAATCTATTAATAACTTACCAAAATTGACATTCAATTGTCAACGGAAACGTCACGAAATAATGAAACTTTTTCACGTTTATAGAACATTTATTTAATCAATCAAAAATGACTGGAACACTTCATTCCCTAATAATTTTCCTTTTCGTGTTAAACGCACGTATCCGTCTCCCTCTTCAAGCAACCCTTGTTCTTGATTACTTTGCAACTGCTTCGCGAAAACTTGATCCATCTCCATATCAAATTTCTTTTGGAACGCCATTTTAGATACACCTTTTGTTTTTCGAAGCCCTAAGAACAGTTCTTCTTCCATTCTTTCTTTCTCCGTCACTGCGTGGACGTCTAAATATGGAAAATCCGTTTCATCAATTTTATTGAAATATTGCTTCAGTGGCCCTACATTTTGGATACGTTCTCCATTTACATAACTATGAGCCCCAGCTCCAAATCCATAATACTCTTCATTATTCCAGTATGTGAGATTATGTCTACTTTCATTATCACCTTTTGAGAAATTGCTAATTTCATACTGCTTATAACCATGTTTCTCCATTTCATCCATTACCATTTCGTACATTTTCGCTTCGTGATCTTCACCTGGAAGACGTAATTTCCCCTTATTCATTAAGTTATAAAACACTGTTTTCGGTTCCACAATTAATGAATATGCCGAGAAATGTTGTACACCAAGCGTAAAAGCAATATCTAATGTTTCCTTTACGTCTTCTATCGTTTGTCCTGGCAAAGCATAAATAATATCTATATTAATATTTTTGAAGCCCACTTCCTGTGCTTCTCTAATCGCTACAAAGGCATCTTCCCTTGTATGTTTGCGACCAATTTTCTCAAGCAGTTCATCTCGAAATGTTTGCACACCAAAACTAATTCTGTTCACTCCACCTTCTAGCAATACGTTTAACTTCTCTTTCGGCAAGTCACCTGGATTCGCTTCAAATGTTAATTCACAATTCAGAGCAAACGGACGCAAACGACGGTTAATAATATCGAGTAGCTTTTTTGTCTGTTCCATATTTAACGCTGTCGGAGTTCCCCCACCAACAAAAATCGTTTTCATACTATCAAACGGTACTTTTTGAACCGTGTTTATTATTTCTTTCTCTAGATAATCTAAATATTGATCAACCGGTTGGCGTTCAATGAACACTTTATTAAAATCACAATAGTGACAAATATGCTGACAAAACGGAATATGAATATATGCAGCTTGTACCAAATATAACTCCTACCTTTCTAAAAAGAAAACCTCCGCACTCGGGAGGGTTCTTTACTTCTCTAACGTATTACGAATTTGTTCCATTCGCATTTTTCCCCAATCATACATCATTTCAACGATTGGTAAAAGCGACATGCCTAATTCCGTCATATAATACTCCACTCGTGGAGGAATTTCTGGGTATACTGTTCGATCAACAATCCCATCTTCCATTAACTCTTTTAATTGGTTCGACAAAACTTTATGAGAAATGTTTGGGAATAATCGTTGTAATTCACTAAAACGATGAGGCCCTTCTACACCAAGATGCCACAGTATCACAACTTTCCACTTCCCGCTAATAATAGAAAGGGTTAATTCCTTTTCACAATTAAAATTACCATTTTGTATCTTCTCATGAATATCTTTTCGAATATTTTCGGACATTAACAAACTCCTAACTCTGTATGAACTAAAAAGCATCTCTCACTATTGTAATTGAGAGATACTCAGATGTCTAAAAAGTAATGATACAAAAAGAGAAGCCGTATAAACGGCTTCTTTTTTTATATAACAAGTAAATATTAGTTGTCATCCATTTTCAGTACAGCCATGAACGCTTCTTGCGGTACCTCTACAGAACCAACAGACTTCATACGTTTTTTACCTTCTTTTTGCTTATCAAGAAGTTTACGCTTACGAGAAATGTCACCACCATAACATTTTGCAAGTACGTTTTTACGCATCGCCTTAATTGTAGAACGTGCTACAACTTTGTTCCCGATAGTCGCCTGAATCGGCACTTCGAACTGTTGTCTTGGAATTAATTCTTTTAATTTTTCTACGATTACTTTACCGCGGTCATACGCTGAATCACGGTGTACGATAAATGATAAAGCATCCACTTGTTCATTATTTAAAAGAATATCCATTTTCACAAGTTTAGATGGTTTATAACCAATTAACTCGTAATCAAATGATGCATACCCTTTCGTATTTGATTTCAACTGATCGAAGAAATCATATACGATTTCTGATAACGGGATTTCATACGTTAATGTAACACGTGTTTCATCTAAATATTGCATATCAATAAACGTTCCACGTTTACCTTGGCAAATTTCCATTACAGCTCCAACATAGTCATTGGGAACCATAATTGAAGCCTTCACAAACGGCTCTTCTACACGATCGATAGACTGTGGATCTGGCATATTAGATGGATTATCAACAATAACATCTTCACCGTTTGTTAAATAAACTTTATAAATAACACTTGGCGCTGTTGTAATTAAATCAATCTTAAATTCACGTTCAATACGTTCTTGAATGATTTCCATGTGAAGAAGTCCTAAGAAACCACAGCGGAAACCAAATCCTAGCGCTTGAGATGTTTCTGGTTCAAACTCAAGTGCAGAATCATTTAACTCTAATTTTTCTAACGCATCACGTAAGTCGTTGTAACGCGCAGAATCAATCGGATATAAACCACAGAATACCATTGGGTTTAATTTACGATAACCTGCTAACGGCTCTGCAGCTGGACGTTTCGCGTGTGTAATCGTATCACCAACACGTGTGTCACCAACATTTTTAATCGATGCTGCTAAGAAACCTACATCACCTACTGTTAACTCGTCACGTTGCGTAGTCTTCGGTGTAAATACACCTACTTCTGTTACTTCAAATTCTTTACCAGTTGCCATCATACGTACTTTATCGCCAACTTTTACCGTCCCATTTACAACACGGATATAAGCAATTACACCGCGATACGGATCATATAAAGAGTCGAAAATCATACATTGTAACGGATCTTCTGAATCACCTGTTGGTGCTGGTACTTTCTCAACAATTTGTTCTAAAATTTCTTCAATACCAATCCCAGCTTTTGCTGAAGCAAGTACAGCTTCTGATGCATCTAAACCAATTACATCTTCTACCTCTTGACGTACACGCTCCGGGTCTGCACTTGGTAAGTCAATTTTGTTAATAACCGGTAAAATCTCTAAATTATTATCAAGCGCTAAGTATACGTTCGCTAACGTTTGCGCTTCAATACCTTGTGCTGCATCCACTACAAGAATTGCGCCTTCACAAGCCGCTAAACTACGTGATACTTCGTACGTAAAGTCGACGTGTCCTGGTGTATCAATTAAGTGAAGAATATATTCTTCACCGTCTTTTGCTGTATAGTTTAATTGTACTGCGTTTAATTTAATTGTAATACCACGCTCACGCTCTAAATCCATAGAGTCAAGCAATTGAGCTTTCATTTCACGTTGTGTTAACGCGTTTGTTTTCTCTAAAATACGGTCTGCTAACGTTGACTTTCCGTGGTCAATATGAGCAATGATAGAGAAATTACGAATTTTGGACTGTCTTTTTGCTCTTTCTTCTTTGTTCATCTATGTTCTCAACTCCTAATAGTCTCGCCAATATACACTAGCACTGATTATATCAATAGAGCAACAAAGATTCAATGAAAACTCGTGCTGCTTACGATACAAATCATTCTATCTATATCTTATGCGAACAAACCATAAGAGACAAACCTTTTTCA from Bacillus basilensis includes the following:
- the lepA gene encoding elongation factor 4; translation: MNKEERAKRQSKIRNFSIIAHIDHGKSTLADRILEKTNALTQREMKAQLLDSMDLERERGITIKLNAVQLNYTAKDGEEYILHLIDTPGHVDFTYEVSRSLAACEGAILVVDAAQGIEAQTLANVYLALDNNLEILPVINKIDLPSADPERVRQEVEDVIGLDASEAVLASAKAGIGIEEILEQIVEKVPAPTGDSEDPLQCMIFDSLYDPYRGVIAYIRVVNGTVKVGDKVRMMATGKEFEVTEVGVFTPKTTQRDELTVGDVGFLAASIKNVGDTRVGDTITHAKRPAAEPLAGYRKLNPMVFCGLYPIDSARYNDLRDALEKLELNDSALEFEPETSQALGFGFRCGFLGLLHMEIIQERIEREFKIDLITTAPSVIYKVYLTNGEDVIVDNPSNMPDPQSIDRVEEPFVKASIMVPNDYVGAVMEICQGKRGTFIDMQYLDETRVTLTYEIPLSEIVYDFFDQLKSNTKGYASFDYELIGYKPSKLVKMDILLNNEQVDALSFIVHRDSAYDRGKVIVEKLKELIPRQQFEVPIQATIGNKVVARSTIKAMRKNVLAKCYGGDISRKRKLLDKQKEGKKRMKSVGSVEVPQEAFMAVLKMDDN
- a CDS encoding helix-turn-helix domain-containing protein; this translates as MSENIRKDIHEKIQNGNFNCEKELTLSIISGKWKVVILWHLGVEGPHRFSELQRLFPNISHKVLSNQLKELMEDGIVDRTVYPEIPPRVEYYMTELGMSLLPIVEMMYDWGKMRMEQIRNTLEK
- the dnaK gene encoding chaperone protein DnaK, translating into MSKIIGIDLGTTNSCVAVMEGGEPKVIPNPEGNRTTPSVVAFKNEERQVGEVAKRQAITNPNTIMSVKRHMGTDYKVEVEGKDYTPQEISAIILQNLKASAEAYLGETVTKAVITVPAYFNDAERQATKDAGRIAGLEVERIINEPTAAALAYGLEKQDEEQKILVYDLGGGTFDVSILELADGTFEVISTAGDNRLGGDDFDQVIIDHLVAEFKKENNIDLSQDKMALQRLKDAAEKAKKDLSGVTQTQISLPFISAGAAGPLHLELTLTRAKFEEISASLVERTLEPTRRALKDAGFAPSELDKVILVGGSTRIPAVQEAIKRETGKEPYKGVNPDEVVALGAAVQGGVLTGDVEGVLLLDVTPLSLGIETMGGVFTKLIERNTTIPTSKSQVFSTAADNQPAVDIHVLQGERPMSADNKTLGRFQLTDLPPAPRGIPQIEVTFDIDANGIVNVRAKDLGTSKEQAITIQSSSGLSDEEVDRMVQEAEANADADQKRKEEVELRNEADQLVFQTDKVVKDLEGKVDAAEVAKATEAKEALQAAIEKNELEEIRAKKDALQEIVQQLTVKLYEQAQAAAGQAEGAQGAQDAGAKKDNVVDAEFEEVKEDK
- the grpE gene encoding nucleotide exchange factor GrpE encodes the protein MEERNEQVVEEVKEAQVEEAVTPENSEETVEEKSEAALLQEKVDELQAKLTETEGRTLRLQADFENHKRRVQMDKQAAEKYRAQSLVSDILPALDNFERAMQVEASDEQTKSLLQGMEMVHRQLLEALAKEGVEVIEAVGKQFDPNEHQAIMQVEDSEFESNAVVEEFQKGYKLKDRVIRPSMVKVNQ
- the hemW gene encoding radical SAM family heme chaperone HemW; this encodes MVQAAYIHIPFCQHICHYCDFNKVFIERQPVDQYLDYLEKEIINTVQKVPFDSMKTIFVGGGTPTALNMEQTKKLLDIINRRLRPFALNCELTFEANPGDLPKEKLNVLLEGGVNRISFGVQTFRDELLEKIGRKHTREDAFVAIREAQEVGFKNINIDIIYALPGQTIEDVKETLDIAFTLGVQHFSAYSLIVEPKTVFYNLMNKGKLRLPGEDHEAKMYEMVMDEMEKHGYKQYEISNFSKGDNESRHNLTYWNNEEYYGFGAGAHSYVNGERIQNVGPLKQYFNKIDETDFPYLDVHAVTEKERMEEELFLGLRKTKGVSKMAFQKKFDMEMDQVFAKQLQSNQEQGLLEEGDGYVRLTRKGKLLGNEVFQSFLID
- the hrcA gene encoding heat-inducible transcriptional repressor HrcA, with translation MLTERQLLILQTIIDDFIGSAQPVGSRTLAKKDEITFSSATIRNEMADLEELGFIEKTHSSSGRVPSEKGYRFYVDHLLAPQNLPKAEIVQIKDLFAERIFEAEKIAQQSAQILSELTNYTAIVLGPKLSTNKLKNVQIVPLDRQTAVAIIVTDTGHVQSKTITVPESVDLSDLEKMVNILNEKLSGVPMEELHNKIFKEIVTVLRGYVHNYDSAIKMLDGTFQVPLSEKIYFGGKANMLSQPEFHDIHKVRSLLTMIDNEAEFYDILRHKQVGIQVKIGRENSATAMEDCSLISATYSIGEEQLGTIAILGPTRMQYSRVISLLQLFTRQFTDGLKK